The genomic window TGTCGTCATCGATTTGATGAGGCGGCGTCTTCTTCTTGAGCAGTACGCGTTGTTTTGGTTGGGTATGGGCATTGTGTTGACCGTTTTGTCTGTGTCGCCGGGGCTTTTGAATCACGTGGCGAAGGTGCTTGGCATCTATTATGCGCCGTCGCTATTGTTTCTGGTGGGGTTCCTGTTTATGCTTGGCACGATGCTTCATCTCACGGTCGTGCTGTCGCGCTTGACCAATCGCACGGTGCGCCTGACGCAGGAGCTTGGCATGCTCAAAGCGCAATTGGAAACGGCGGATGAGTATACCGGAAGCAGAGGACATTCGGAGGGTATGGCTGATCAGTGATTGTTTGCGTATTTGAAATAATGAAATGGTGGAAATGAGGAGTGATTTTATCGTGTCGACAAAACCGTCTAAAGAGCTTGATCCGATTCCCAATCCTTACCCGCATCGCGACTATGAAATCACGATTGAGGCGCCTGAGTTCACGACGCTTTGCCCTAAAACGGGGCAGCCCGATTTTGGGACGATTACGATTCGCTATCGCCCGGGGCCGTACATCATCGAGCTAAAATCACTCAAGCTCTATCTCTGGAGCTTTCGTGATGAAGGCCATTTTCACGAAGAGGTCTCCAATTTGATTGCCGATGACTTTATTAAATACGCCAAGCCGAAATACATGGAACTCATCGGGCGTTACAACGTGCGTGGGGGAATTTCCACGAATGTGCGCGTAGAGTACGTGGACGGTGAAATTGTACGATAGGGAAAGCTGCAGTGTCGGATAAAGACGCCCGCGTGGGCGTTTTTTGTTGTTTGTCTACTTTTGCAGGCGCGTGGAAATGGGCGCACATATTCCACGCGATTCCTGGGACCTCATGGAACATTTCCACATATACTTCGTTGACGTTGTGGAGGAGGCAGCATCATGAGCCGGACAAATCTACTCGGTGTTGCGACAACAGTATATCCGCAAATGAAACAGGTGCGCTCCACGTTTTTTACGGAGATGGCAAAGCACGCAAAGCGTTTGGATCATCGCGTGGTGTTGCTTGATCCTCGCGCGTATGGGGATTTGGATCGAGGTTTTACGGGACTTTTGGATGATGGCGACAAAACAAAATCATGTTTTACTCGAAAAAACGGTCTGCATCTTGGTGCGATCTATGAGAATGTGTTTGTTCATCTTGTCATGAAAGGAATGGCGAGACCACTCAGACGTGATGCAAAACATCTCGACATTCCGCTTTTCAATCCACTCGTTCCAGGAAAATTCACCATGAACAACATGGCGCAAAAGCTTCCAGATGATACGATTCGTGTGCCAAAAACGATTGCTGTACAGCGATTCGAACAAATCACGACGTTTTTTGATCAACATCAGACGGCCTATTTAAAGCCAATAGGCGGCTATGGCGGACGCAATGTGTTTCGTGTTGCGAAAACGGCGCGGGGCTTTTCCGTGCAGTGTGATCGCTACCTTGAACAGGGTAAAATGAGGCGAGACTTCTCTACTTCTGAATTCAATGCGTTTACGAAGCGCCTTTTGGCCCGCAAGCCACATCTAATTCAGGAAGAGATACCGCTTGTTCACGTGGATCAGGGAAGAATGGATTTTCGCGTCGTGATGCAAAGAGATATCGGAGGTGTGTGGCGGCGCGTCGGAGTCGTACCGAAAGTGGCCGATCGCGGGGGGGTTGTCACAAACCTTGTTGCAGGCGGCCATCGGCTGAGTCTGCTCGAAGCGAAAGATGTGTTTGAAAAAAATTATGGCGTGTTTCCTGCTGAAAGGCTGGAGCGAGCGGCGCACGCACTTTCCAAAATGGTCGAAAGCAAACATCCAACCTTTGGGATTGCCGGTTATGACCTCGGTGTCGACGCAGACGGGGGAGTGTGGTTCATTGAGATGAATCCAAAACCGGCACGCTCACTTTTGACGCGAGAGATGAGAAAGGTGTCGGCAAAGTACACTGCGGAGTTCGCTGTGTATTTGGCGTCGCGCGACTAGTGGCGCTGTAAGTATTGAAGCAACGAAAATCCTCTCTTATTGAACAGTTTTGATAGGAGGGGGTTTTGGGTTCTTGCTTCCTGTTGCATTCAATCGTGCAAAGCGTACTGGAATGATCATCATTCAGTATGGTAAAAACCCCTTCTATAACGTATCCTT from Ferroacidibacillus organovorans includes these protein-coding regions:
- a CDS encoding DUF2304 domain-containing protein, whose translation is MIIDLVGFLVSLIFLIVVIDLMRRRLLLEQYALFWLGMGIVLTVLSVSPGLLNHVAKVLGIYYAPSLLFLVGFLFMLGTMLHLTVVLSRLTNRTVRLTQELGMLKAQLETADEYTGSRGHSEGMADQ
- the queF gene encoding preQ(1) synthase; amino-acid sequence: MSTKPSKELDPIPNPYPHRDYEITIEAPEFTTLCPKTGQPDFGTITIRYRPGPYIIELKSLKLYLWSFRDEGHFHEEVSNLIADDFIKYAKPKYMELIGRYNVRGGISTNVRVEYVDGEIVR
- a CDS encoding YheC/YheD family protein — encoded protein: MSRTNLLGVATTVYPQMKQVRSTFFTEMAKHAKRLDHRVVLLDPRAYGDLDRGFTGLLDDGDKTKSCFTRKNGLHLGAIYENVFVHLVMKGMARPLRRDAKHLDIPLFNPLVPGKFTMNNMAQKLPDDTIRVPKTIAVQRFEQITTFFDQHQTAYLKPIGGYGGRNVFRVAKTARGFSVQCDRYLEQGKMRRDFSTSEFNAFTKRLLARKPHLIQEEIPLVHVDQGRMDFRVVMQRDIGGVWRRVGVVPKVADRGGVVTNLVAGGHRLSLLEAKDVFEKNYGVFPAERLERAAHALSKMVESKHPTFGIAGYDLGVDADGGVWFIEMNPKPARSLLTREMRKVSAKYTAEFAVYLASRD